The stretch of DNA CAGCCTTTCTCCGACGCGAACGCGTTCTGCTCGATGGCGATGGTCGGCATGCTGACCGACCTGCCCGGTTCCAAGCGCGACCTGAAGTTCGTCGGTGAAATCATGGCCTGGCGCTTGCCATGCAGTATTATCTTCGCCTTGCTGGCGTGGTATACCCTGCCCTTCAACTCGCTTATTCGCGAGACCGTCGTGATGTGCTGCCTTGCGCCGACGGCTGTTTTCTCGACGATGTTCACCGACAAGGTGCTCGGCAATGCCAAACTTGCCGGCTTCATTCTTTGCCTCACCGCCGTGCTCGGCACGATTCTCATGACCGTCGCCCACTTCATCATTCACATGTAAATCGAGGCGCCGACCCGCCGTTCTGCGCCGCCTAAAACCAGTGAGAAAAGCACCAAAAAGAGCACAAAAAAGTGCTTTTCGCCTCAGCAAGCCCCTAAACCAGTGAGAAAAGCTCCTTTTTGAAGCAATTTTGGTGCTTTTCTCACTGAATTTCCTTTCAACAGCCGATGAGCGCCTTGATGGCTGGAGCGAGGGCGACGAAAGCCTTGTGACGGTGCGAAATGGCATTCTTTTCCTCGGCACTCATTTCGGCACTGGTCAGCTTTTCGCCGTTATCGTTCAGGCGACCGGGCTGATCGTTCGGTACGAAGATGGAATCGTAGCCAAATCCGTTCTCGCCACGGGGCTCACGAATCACCACGCCTCGCATTTCGCCAATTTTGACGGTTTCCTCGGCCTTCGGCGTCGTGCCGTTCGGCCGTTCCTCACCACAATGCTTCGGCACCACCAAAGCGGCCGCGCAATTGAATCGCGCACCGCGTTTGCCGTCGGGAATATCCTCAAGTTGCGCGAGCAGCAGGGCATTGTTGGCCTTGTCATGGCCATGGGCGCCAGCCCAACGCGCCGAAAGGATGCCAGGAGCCGCACCGAGCACATCGACAATCAGCCCACTGTCGTCGGCGAGCGCCGGCAAACCGGTTCGTTTGGCCACGTCCCGCGCCTTGATCAACGCGTTCTCCTCAAACGTCACGCCGGTTTCAATAGGGTCCGGCAGGTTCATCGAACCAGCCGAAACCAACTCGACGTGCTGTGCGGCCTTGCCCAGCTCAGCCTCGATGATATTGCGAATCTCGGGCAACTTGCCCTCGTTATGCGTGGCGACGACGATTTTCATGGCGTTTCCTTCTCGTATCGGTTGCATTTCTGACACGAATCATTCCAATTACGTTATCAATGCAACTATTACCTTGCGAATGTGACGCTAATCATCCTTGTTGCGTCACATTCGCAATAGATACATTGTAAACGAGACGCTAGGAGGGTCTTTCGCGTCACATCCGCGAGCTTGTATTGCAGATGCGACGATAACCGTTCACTTTGCGTCGCACCCACAATATGACATTGCATTTGCGACACTATGAACCTAATTTGCTTCGCAAACTCAACATGACTCCGTCTCAGTCCTTGGCGAGAGCCTCGTTTTGCGCGCGCTGGAGCTCTTTGTTGCCCTTTTCGGCCAGTTCGAGCAGCACGTTGAGCTCGTCGCGGGTAAAGGGACGATGCTCGGCCGTGCCCTGGATTTCGATGAACTTGCCGGAGCCGGTCATGGCGACGTTCATGTCGGTCATGGCCTGGCTGTCCTCGATATACGGCAGGTCAAGCATCGGAGTTCCGTTGATGATGCCCACGGAAACCGCGGAAATCTGATCTTTGATGGCTTTCTGCGCGGAACGGATGTGCTTGTGCTTCTCGGCCCAGTGCAGCGCATCGACCAGCGCGACGTAAGCACCGGTCACGGAAGCGGTACGGGTGCCGCCGTCGGCCTGCAGCACGTCGCAGTCCAGCTGCACCTGGTTCTCGCCCAGCGCCTTCATATCGATGACACCGCGCAAGCAGCGGCCGACCAAACGGCTAATCTCCTGTGTGCGTCCGCCGACCTTGCCCTTGACTGATTCACGCGGAGTGCGTTCGGAGGTGGCACGCGGCAGCATCGCATACTCGGCGGTGACCCAGCCCAGCCCGGAATCCTTGCGCCAGCGCGGGACGCCGGGCGCAAACGTCGCGGTGCACATCACGCGGGTGTTGCCGCATTCGATCAACACGGAGCCTTCCGGCGCATCGGTGAAATGACGGGTGATTTTGACGGGCCGCAGCTCGTCGACGGCACGTCCGTCAGGGCGCACCACAGTATCGCTATTCAGTAAATCTTTGATTTCAGCCATACCGCCAACCTACCATCAACCGGTCACGTTGACCGCGAAACCTGACCATTTGCACGACAGTGGCATCCGCGAAGAAGCAATCCGACCGCACCTTCCAGCGGCGTCGGCACCCTTACATCCAAATGCAATACAAAGCCAACGCACCAAATGCGACATTCCCCGCAGTCCCCACACTTTTGTGCTGGAAACAACGCATTTAAAATTTCTATTTAGGTCTTTTCCAGCATAAATGTGTGTGAAGTGCTGGAAACGACGCATTTAAAATTCATGATTACGTGTCTCCCGTATAAACCGCACAGAGACGTCGGAGACACGCAACCCCGGTCAGCCACGCGCACGACCCCATAAGCCACGCCCGCAACCATTCAGTCGCGAACAGCGCCGATCAGCGGTTTCTTCGGAAGAATGCGGTCAATGAGGAAGATAATCAGTCCTATAATGGCGAAACCGCCGAGACAGAGGAAAGCGGTGACCCACATATGGCTCCAGCCGATCTGGCTGACATCGATGAAGCCGTAAGGATACGGGTCGCCGCCGGTCTCGGGTCCGGAATGCGGCCAAAGCTGGGCGCGAATGAGCACGAACGCAAGATAGATCGGGAAATAGATGAGCCAGGTGAGCACATAATGCCACTTGAAGCGGCGATGGGCGTCGAAGAAGATGAAATCGATGACCGCCATAATCGGCACAACCCTGTGCAGGATCACATTGGTGACGATGCCGAACACATACTTGACCGTGGCCGGGTCGTCAGCCGGCATCAACGTGGCGGCCACCACACCGGTGACCACGATGTAAAGGGTAAGCACGCCCTTGAGCCAGGCCGGCGGCTGTTTGCCGTCGATAAGGCAGGCGATGCCGGCCCACAGCATCACCAGACCCAGTGTGAAGTTGGTTTGGTAGGTGAAGAAAACCCAGTAATTCGGCGTGGTCCAGGCCACGCTCGTAAATGCCAGACATAGAAACGCAACGATGAGGCGATAGATTCCGACAAAATATTTCATGCAACCAAGTTTATGGACACCTTGCGAAAAATAAAATGTCTACTTATAGTCATTATTACTATTAATCGCCGTTTCGGGTTAGAATCGAAACGAAAGCAACGCGGCCGGGCAAACCGGCAACGCAAATCCCACGGCCAGGTCGGCAACGTCGACAACGCTAAAGCCGCGGGCGATACACACCTCAGGGAGGCATGTGATGCTGGATTATTCACCGGCTTTGATGACCGATATGTACGAATACACGATGCTGGACGCGGCGCTCAAGGACGGCACCGCGAACCGCAAATGCGTTTTTGAGGTGTTCACGCGTCGCCTGCCGCTCGAGCGGCGCTATGGCGTCCTTGCCGGCACCGGACGCATTCTTGACGCACTCGAGCGTTTCCATCTGAACGATGATGACCTGAAATTCCTTTCTGACCGCAAAATCGTGAGCCCTGAAACCATCAAATGGCTCGAAAACTTCAAGTTCACCGGTTCCATCAAGGGCTATCGCGAAGGCGAGATGTTCTTCCCGGACTCCCCGATCCTTGAGGTCGAAGGCACGTTCGGCGAATGCACGCTGCTCGAGACGCTGCTGCTTTCGATCCTGAACTATGACTCCGCCGTGGCCTCCGCCGCCTCGCGCATGGTCAGCGCCGCCAAAGACCGCCCCTGCATGGATATGGGCGGTCGTCGGGCCAACGAATGGGCCGCAGTCGCCGCCGCCCGCGCGGCAGTGGTCGGCGGGTTCCAAGGCACCTCGAACCTGCTTGCCGCCCAGCTTTACGGCTTGAAGGCCATCGGCACATCGGCACACTGCTTCACCCTCGTCCACGATTCCGAGCGCGATGCCTTCGCCTCGCAAGTCAACGCCATGAGTGCGAACACCACGCTTCTGGTCGATACCTACGACATCGAAGAGGCCATCAAGACGGCCGTTGAAGTGGCGGGCCCCGACCTCGGCTGCGTGCGCATCGATTCCGGCGACCTCGCAGCCCTCGCCCAGCGCGTGCGCAACCAGCTCGACGCCCTCGGCGCCAAGAACACGAAGATCACCGTCACCAACGACCTCGACGAATACGCGTTGGCTGCGCTGCAGTCCGCGCCCGTCGACTCCTACGGCGTGGGCACGATGCTGGTCACCGGCTCCGGCGCACCGACCTGCGCCATGGTCTACAAACTCACCGAGCGCGAAGGCGAGGACGGCGAGATGGTGCCGGTCGCCAAGAAGTCGGAAGACAAGGCCACCGTCCCCGGCCGCAAGCTGGCGTTCCGTTCCTACGAATACGGCCTGGCCAACGGCGAGCACGTCATCTCCGGCTCGGAAGAGAAGCTGGCCCGGTTCCAGCCCGAAGACGGCTGGAAGGATCTGATGGTCAACTATATGGACCATGGCAAGGCCAACACGCGCTATCAGGGTCACGACGCCATCACCGCCGCGCACGAATATCGTGCAAAGGCCCTGGCCGAGCTGCCGATCACCGCACAGTCGCTGATGAAGGGCGATCCTTCAATCCCCACCCAAATCGACGTGTTGTAGAAATAAAACATAACGAATCGAATATAGATAGTCGAAAGCCAATCTGCGATTCAATCTGACACTAGTTATCAGACGAAATCGTGGATTGGCCTTTGCATATCATCTGCATATTCTCGTCAATATTCGCCGGGATCAAGTCAAAACCAAGGCGAAAATGCCGCAGTTCTATCAAGCAAATTCAATATGCAATATGAGCTCCCGGAATTCAGCACAACCGCGAAATATCACGGGAATCGACGGTCACCGAATCCAAAGCAAAAGGCTGTATATACCATTTATTCCTTGGTATATACAGCCTTTATAAAACGGTCGAAACACACGCCGCCGCAAACAACCCGCGACTTTACTTGCCGGTCATCTCCTCGTAGATGCGCTTGCAATCCGGGCAGACCGGATACTGCGACGGGTCGTGCTTTGGCACCCAGATCTTGCCGCACAGCGCCACCACGGGCCGCCCGGTAAGCTGGGACTCGCGCATACGGTCACGAGAAACGTAATGGGCAAAACGGTCCGCGTCGCCGTCGTCACTGCGCTGGGTTTCCTCTTTGGTTTCGGGGCGCTCAAGCACCGCCGTCCCCGCTCCTGAATCCGGGTTTTGGTTAGGGTTCTCGAATCCAGCCTCATCGCGCCAATCGCTCGACCGCCGAGCGGCTATATTCGCCCCTTCGAAAAAGTCAGCCATACTGTCTCCTTAACCGGTTATCCGGCCATCCAACCACACATCAAACATCGAAATACCGCATACATCATAACGTCGGGCGTTTACCGCAGGTAACGAT from Bifidobacterium sp. ESL0728 encodes:
- the rph gene encoding ribonuclease PH — protein: MAEIKDLLNSDTVVRPDGRAVDELRPVKITRHFTDAPEGSVLIECGNTRVMCTATFAPGVPRWRKDSGLGWVTAEYAMLPRATSERTPRESVKGKVGGRTQEISRLVGRCLRGVIDMKALGENQVQLDCDVLQADGGTRTASVTGAYVALVDALHWAEKHKHIRSAQKAIKDQISAVSVGIINGTPMLDLPYIEDSQAMTDMNVAMTGSGKFIEIQGTAEHRPFTRDELNVLLELAEKGNKELQRAQNEALAKD
- a CDS encoding Pr6Pr family membrane protein, with translation MKYFVGIYRLIVAFLCLAFTSVAWTTPNYWVFFTYQTNFTLGLVMLWAGIACLIDGKQPPAWLKGVLTLYIVVTGVVAATLMPADDPATVKYVFGIVTNVILHRVVPIMAVIDFIFFDAHRRFKWHYVLTWLIYFPIYLAFVLIRAQLWPHSGPETGGDPYPYGFIDVSQIGWSHMWVTAFLCLGGFAIIGLIIFLIDRILPKKPLIGAVRD
- the rdgB gene encoding RdgB/HAM1 family non-canonical purine NTP pyrophosphatase, translated to MKIVVATHNEGKLPEIRNIIEAELGKAAQHVELVSAGSMNLPDPIETGVTFEENALIKARDVAKRTGLPALADDSGLIVDVLGAAPGILSARWAGAHGHDKANNALLLAQLEDIPDGKRGARFNCAAALVVPKHCGEERPNGTTPKAEETVKIGEMRGVVIREPRGENGFGYDSIFVPNDQPGRLNDNGEKLTSAEMSAEEKNAISHRHKAFVALAPAIKALIGC
- a CDS encoding DUF3039 domain-containing protein, yielding MADFFEGANIAARRSSDWRDEAGFENPNQNPDSGAGTAVLERPETKEETQRSDDGDADRFAHYVSRDRMRESQLTGRPVVALCGKIWVPKHDPSQYPVCPDCKRIYEEMTGK
- a CDS encoding nicotinate phosphoribosyltransferase, which encodes MLDYSPALMTDMYEYTMLDAALKDGTANRKCVFEVFTRRLPLERRYGVLAGTGRILDALERFHLNDDDLKFLSDRKIVSPETIKWLENFKFTGSIKGYREGEMFFPDSPILEVEGTFGECTLLETLLLSILNYDSAVASAASRMVSAAKDRPCMDMGGRRANEWAAVAAARAAVVGGFQGTSNLLAAQLYGLKAIGTSAHCFTLVHDSERDAFASQVNAMSANTTLLVDTYDIEEAIKTAVEVAGPDLGCVRIDSGDLAALAQRVRNQLDALGAKNTKITVTNDLDEYALAALQSAPVDSYGVGTMLVTGSGAPTCAMVYKLTEREGEDGEMVPVAKKSEDKATVPGRKLAFRSYEYGLANGEHVISGSEEKLARFQPEDGWKDLMVNYMDHGKANTRYQGHDAITAAHEYRAKALAELPITAQSLMKGDPSIPTQIDVL